The following proteins are co-located in the Telopea speciosissima isolate NSW1024214 ecotype Mountain lineage chromosome 9, Tspe_v1, whole genome shotgun sequence genome:
- the LOC122638558 gene encoding bifunctional epoxide hydrolase 2-like: MDQIEHKYIDVRGLKLHLAEIGNGPSVVVFLHGFPEIWYSWRHQMIAVANAGFRAIAPDFRGYGLSQQPREPEKASFKDLLEDLLAILDFFSIPKVFIVGKDFGARPAYLFAVLHPERVSGVVTLGVPYVPSGPSASFTDLPEGFYILRWQKPGRAEADFGRFDVKRVVRNIYTLFSQSELPIAAEDQEIMDLVDPSSPLPTWFTEEDLAVYASLYEKSGFRTPLQVPYRTLQEKLSLTDTRVQVPALLIMGGKDYVLKFPRLEDYIRSGKVKDHVPDLEITFLPEGTHFVQEQFPDQVNQLVLTFLRKHACSTSQ; the protein is encoded by the exons ATGGATCAGATAGAGCACAAGTACATTGATGTAAGAGGGCTCAAGCTTCACCTCGCCGAGATCGGAAACG GCCCTTCAGTAGTGGTGTTTTTGCATGGATTCCCAGAGATATGGTATTCATGGAGACACCAGATGATCGCCGTCGCCAATGCTGGATTCCGAGCAATAGCACCGGATTTCAGAGGTTATGGCCTCTCCCAGCAGCCCCGCGAACCCGAGAAGGCCTCGTTCAAGGATCTTCTTGAAGATCTACTCGCCATTCTCGACTTCTTCTCCATTCCCAAG GTTTTCATTGTTGGGAAAGATTTTGGAGCCCGTCCTGCTTACTTGTTCGCAGTTCTCCACCCAGAGAGGGTGTCAGGAGTAGTAACGTTAGGCGTGCCATATGTACCCTCTGGTCCATCTGCATCATTTACTGACCTTCCTGAAGGCTTCTACATTTTGAGATGGCAG AAACCTGGACGAGCCGAAGCAGATTTTGGTCGATTCGATGTTAAGAGAGTGGTACGGAACATCTACACTCTCTTCTCACAAAGCGAACTACCAATAGCTGCTGAGGATCAGGAGATAATGGACCTGGtggatccttcttctcctttaccAACATGGTTCACTGAGGAAGATCTTGCAGTCTATGCCTCTTTATATGAAAAATCTGGATTTCGTACTCCATTGCAAGTCCCTTATAG GACCTTACAAGAAAAGTTGAGCTTGACTGACACAAGAGTCCAAGTTCCTGCACTGCTGATCATGGGTGGAAAGGACTATGTCCTCAAATTCCCAAGACTGGAGGACTACATAAGGAGCGGAAAGGTGAAAGACCATGTCCCTGATTTGGAGATCACATTCTTGCCCGAAGGAACACATTTCGTTCAGGAGCAATTTCCAGACCAGGTGAATCAGCTCGTCCTAACCTTCCTCAGGAAGCATGCTTGCTCAACTTCTCAGTGA
- the LOC122640788 gene encoding lanC-like protein GCL2: protein MADRFFHNEMPDFVPEATEETAVEGVGDSLVKLLSLPYPILAERFKQTALDLKETIVMETWGLRGRRVKDFSFYTGALGTAFLLFKAFQVTNNRNDLNLCSDIVKACDSASRGSNVVTFICGRAGVCALGAAAARQAGDERLLNYYITQFKEIKLPKDVPDELLYGRAGFLWACAFLNKHIGEGTIPPSYTGVVVSKIIENGRRLSKEGNSPLMYEWHGKEYWGAAHGLAGIMHVLMHMQLKPDEVENVKGTLRYMIKNRYPSGNYPSSEGSDSDRLVHWCHGAPGVTLTLAKAAEVFGGEEFLRAAGDGGEVVWNRGLLKRVGICHGVSGNAYTFLSLYRLTGKVEFLYRAKAFACFLLDSAQKLISEGKMHGGDRPYSLFEGIGGMAYLLLDMIEPSKARFPAYEL, encoded by the exons ATGGCGGACCGTTTCTTCCACAATGAAATGCCGGATTTCGTCCCAGAAGCTACTGAGGAGACAGCCGTGGAAGGTGTCGGAGATTCTCTTGTAAAgctcctctctcttccttaccCAATTCTCGCTGAGAGATTTAAGCAAACGGCTTTGGATCTCAAGGAAACG ATCGTTATGGAGACATGGGGACTTAGGGGAAGACGCGTTAAGGATTTCTCATTCTATACGGGTGCTCTTGGGACTGCTTTCTTGCTCTTCAAAGCCTTCCAAGTCACTAACAACCGGAACGATCTCAACCTCTGCTCTGATATTGTTAAGGCTTGCGATTCTGCTTCTCGTGGTTCTaa TGTTGTGACATTTATATGTGGGCGAGCCGGTGTGTGCGCTCTCGGTGCTGCTGCAGCGAGGCAGGCAGGCGATGAACGGTTGCTTAATTACTATATAACCCAATTTAAGGAG ATTAAGCTTCCTAAAGATGTCCCGGACGAGTTGTTGTATGGGAGAGCTGGGTTTTTATGGGCTTGTGCGTTCTTGAACAAACACATTGGTGAAGGGACGATTCCTCCCAGCTACACT GGTGTAGTGGTGAGTAAGATTATTGAGAACGGAAGAAGATTATCCAAAGAGGGTAACTCACCTTTGATGTATGAATGGCATGGCAAGGAGTACTGGGGTGCTGCCCATGGATTAGCTGGTATTATGCATGTATTGATGCATATGCAACTCAAACCAGATGAAGTTGAGAATGTCAAGGGTACTCTTCGCTACATGATTAAGAATCGCTACCCAAGCGGGAATTACCCCTCGAGTGAGGGTAGTGATTCGGATCGTCTCGTCCATTGGTGTCACGGTGCCCCTGGGGTTACCCTCACACTTGCTAAAGCTGCTGAG GTTTTTGGAGGTGAGGAGTTTTTAAGAGCAGCTGGCGATGGTGGAGAAGTGGTTTGGAACAGAGGTTTGCTTAAGCGGGTCGGGATTTGCCATGGCGTGAGCGGGAATGCATACACATTCCTCTCGCTCTACCGATTGACGGGTAAAGTGGAGTTTCTGTACAGGGCCAAAGCCTTTGCTTGCTTTCTACTAGACAGTGCTCAGAAGCTTATATCGGAGGGGAAGATGCATGGAGGTGATCGCCCCTACTCACTGTTTGAAGGGATTGGAGGTATGGCCTATCTCTTACTGGACATGATAGAACCCTCTAAGGCCAGGTTCCCGGCTTATGAGCTCTGA